The genomic interval TGGGATATGCGGGTCTTTGCGGTGCTCTTCGTCGCCTCCTTCGCCGCACTTATCGCCGCATTGACGTACCTGTAGAGATCAGGGAGAGCACCTCGGCGACAATCTCCTCCCCCTTCTTTTTTGCGTCGGCAAGAGCGGTCGGATGACCCCTGATCCCGCCGTACTCGTCCATGTTGTTTGCGATGATATTGTCGTAGTATTCAAATCCGGTCCCGTTGAAAAAGGCCGTCATCATGGGGTACGCCGAATCGAAGACATAGTCCCAGCTCTGCCCGGCCGTCGAGATGAAGACTCCCTTGTGCCTTCTGATATGCTCGTCAGGGAAGAACAGGGTCTTCAAGACAAACTTCTGCGCCCAGAGAAACTGCCCGCGGTCGATGAGTCCCTTCATCTCGGCCGTGATCCCCATCGAGTAGATCGGCGAGGCGAGGGCGAGGACGTCGGCCTCCAGGATCTGCTCGAAAAGCCAGGTCAGGTCGTCCTTCACGATGCAGTCCCCTCTCTTGTGGCAGGCATTGCAGCCGCGGCACGCCGTGTACGAGAGTTCTCTCAGCACCACCTTCCTGACATCCGCACCCGCCTCCCCGGCCCCTTCGAGGAAGGCGTCGAGGAGTGTCTCGGTGTTCCCGTGCCTGTGCGGGCTTCCCGAGATGCCGAGGACCTTAACTGTCATCGCCGAACCGCTCCTTCAGTTTCTGCATGA from Methanofollis sp. carries:
- a CDS encoding flavodoxin family protein, with the protein product MTVKVLGISGSPHRHGNTETLLDAFLEGAGEAGADVRKVVLRELSYTACRGCNACHKRGDCIVKDDLTWLFEQILEADVLALASPIYSMGITAEMKGLIDRGQFLWAQKFVLKTLFFPDEHIRRHKGVFISTAGQSWDYVFDSAYPMMTAFFNGTGFEYYDNIIANNMDEYGGIRGHPTALADAKKKGEEIVAEVLSLISTGTSMRR